One stretch of Acidobacteriota bacterium DNA includes these proteins:
- the bshC gene encoding bacillithiol biosynthesis cysteine-adding enzyme BshC, with the protein MTSRLIAPGKTFGYTDMYLDFLAGSDPARNFYQAPTAASVAEKLDMIAFDRELLVGFLHQQNQRYGASLGTHEAIDKLRDPRAVCVFAGQQAGLLGGPMYTLIKALATVRAAAAYTQELQRPVVPVFWIAGDDHDFEEANHAWVLDRQGQLVQLAYQSAPEVQLPTAEIRFTDAGELNRVMAALRECLGETDFTPGLYQLVASAYTPDDTFVTAFGKFMAALTKDLGLVLFCPGDPAVKRHAVPFFTAIVEKQDDLRRAITERNHLIEQSGYHIQVEKKDNASHLFYNEGGRTPVLHAGDSFVVGDGRMARTELLALIEEYPERFSPDVMTRPVFQSFLLPTVSQKGGPAELAYLAQINPIFELFDLPAPYYLARPTVTLLEARYERLMREHGITFEELAGDVELVVNRVLAGTFPPNLQGLLEQLRRHVQTHFEDMSKGSLAFDPALGSFARQTLGKIDFALKAFEAKVFSSHKKKSQETRDRIYRLWHAAYPNHGFQERTLNVSYFVSRYGLDIVSFMYEKMDCEEKAHQVLYLSGYTQ; encoded by the coding sequence TTGACGAGCAGACTGATAGCGCCGGGCAAAACGTTCGGCTACACTGACATGTACCTGGATTTCCTGGCCGGTTCCGATCCGGCCAGGAACTTTTACCAGGCCCCGACTGCCGCCTCGGTCGCGGAAAAACTCGATATGATTGCCTTTGACCGCGAGCTACTGGTCGGCTTCCTTCACCAGCAGAACCAGCGTTACGGGGCTTCTTTGGGGACACATGAGGCCATCGACAAGCTGCGTGATCCCCGCGCCGTGTGCGTCTTTGCCGGACAGCAGGCCGGTCTGCTCGGCGGTCCCATGTACACGTTGATAAAGGCCCTGGCTACCGTCAGGGCGGCGGCGGCCTACACTCAGGAACTTCAGCGTCCCGTCGTCCCGGTTTTCTGGATCGCGGGCGATGACCACGATTTCGAAGAGGCCAATCACGCCTGGGTGCTTGACCGGCAGGGTCAGTTGGTGCAACTGGCCTACCAGTCCGCGCCTGAAGTACAATTGCCGACTGCCGAAATCAGGTTCACCGATGCCGGGGAACTCAATCGTGTAATGGCCGCCCTGCGTGAATGTCTGGGTGAGACGGACTTCACGCCGGGATTGTATCAACTCGTGGCCTCTGCGTACACCCCGGACGATACCTTTGTCACTGCCTTCGGGAAGTTCATGGCCGCGCTGACGAAGGATCTAGGCCTGGTACTTTTCTGTCCCGGTGATCCGGCAGTTAAGCGACACGCCGTGCCCTTTTTCACAGCCATTGTTGAGAAACAGGATGATCTCCGACGGGCCATCACTGAACGCAACCACCTGATAGAGCAGTCCGGCTACCACATCCAGGTGGAGAAAAAGGACAACGCGAGTCATCTCTTCTACAATGAGGGGGGAAGAACACCGGTTCTGCACGCCGGAGATTCATTCGTCGTGGGCGACGGGCGTATGGCTCGCACGGAGCTTCTGGCCCTTATTGAAGAGTACCCGGAGCGGTTCTCGCCCGATGTCATGACGCGGCCGGTCTTTCAATCGTTCCTTCTGCCGACGGTCTCCCAGAAAGGCGGCCCGGCGGAGCTGGCGTACCTTGCACAGATCAACCCGATCTTCGAACTGTTTGATCTCCCGGCCCCATACTACCTCGCCCGGCCGACCGTCACGCTTCTGGAAGCGCGCTACGAACGGCTGATGCGCGAGCATGGTATCACCTTTGAAGAACTGGCGGGCGACGTTGAGCTGGTGGTCAATCGGGTGCTCGCCGGGACCTTCCCGCCGAATCTCCAGGGGCTGCTGGAACAACTTCGCCGTCACGTACAGACTCATTTCGAGGATATGAGTAAGGGTTCTCTGGCCTTCGATCCGGCCCTGGGCAGCTTCGCCCGGCAGACGCTCGGCAAGATCGACTTTGCTCTCAAGGCGTTCGAGGCCAAAGTGTTCTCTTCACACAAGAAGAAGAGCCAGGAAACGCGCGACCGGATCTATCGGCTGTGGCACGCGGCCTATCCCAACCACGGATTCCAGGAGCGGACGCTGAACGTGTCGTATTTCGTGTCTCGATACGGGCTTGACATCGTATCGTTCATGTATGAAAAGATGGATTGTGAAGAAAAGGCACACCAGGTGCTGTACCTGTCGGGATACACGCAGTAG
- a CDS encoding GYD domain-containing protein — protein MKTFVLMTKLAPEVTSRMKDRAKIGAAWLDQVHEKCPEVKFLAHYGLLGTYDFMDIYEAPDEETAAKVSMISRANGAAVAESWTAIPYKRIVELAQEI, from the coding sequence GTGAAAACGTTTGTGCTGATGACCAAGCTGGCGCCCGAGGTCACGTCGAGGATGAAAGACCGCGCCAAAATCGGTGCCGCCTGGCTCGACCAGGTACACGAGAAGTGTCCGGAGGTGAAGTTCCTGGCGCATTACGGCCTGTTGGGAACGTACGATTTCATGGACATTTACGAGGCTCCCGACGAGGAGACGGCTGCCAAGGTGTCCATGATCAGCCGCGCCAACGGGGCGGCGGTCGCCGAAAGCTGGACGGCCATACCGTACAAGCGTATCGTGGAACTGGCGCAGGAAATTTGA
- the recG gene encoding ATP-dependent DNA helicase RecG, which yields MAELKLNSPLQYIKGVGPRKAEALAKHGLHSVRDLLFYYPRHYLDRTNVVPIDRLRIDDSATVIGEVRAHGVLRGRRSHYEVILDDSTGAITLTFFAGLRYWERLFRKGQKFAATGTVSYFRGHQMIHPDLERLDADSDRMVHAGRIIPVYPQTSVLTKAGLGSKGIRSLTSFVFDHLRERITDPVPRREHEELGLPTLHDAVEKIHYPDSRDQIERCRRRLAFDELLSLQFLVFRSKGKKDTVVKRHAYVEPGEMLRVFSRELPFSLTGAQKKSVREILSDQGRPRPMSRLLHGDVGCGKTVVAVIAAVHAAESGLQTAFMAPTEILAEQHFRNWSPGLAASGVRAALLTSSLRQAQKRDVAGRCADGDVDILFGTHALIYDYVSFPKLGLVIIDEQHRFGVEQRGKLYAKGDNPDLLVMTATPIPRTLALTLYGDLDISTIDVMPPGRKPVRTVWRTADALPAIYGFVRDEVSRSGQVYIIYPLIEKSDQLDLQNVQDAFDELSGGPLKGLRLALIHGRVKQAERDIILARFREGEIDVLLATTVIEVGIDNPNATMMIIEHAERFGLAQLHQLRGRVGRGEKQSTVAAIAHPPITDIARRRLEYLAECSDGFRIAEADLELRGPGEMFGVRQSGLPELRAANFWRDKDLLEASRALLERLFKSAKDLDADFKRLYNYLQESTDRRSLNLGGG from the coding sequence GTGGCTGAACTAAAGCTGAATTCGCCGCTTCAGTATATCAAGGGTGTAGGGCCGAGGAAAGCTGAGGCGCTGGCAAAGCACGGCCTGCATTCGGTCCGCGATCTGCTTTTCTACTACCCCCGCCATTACCTCGATCGTACCAATGTCGTGCCCATCGACCGGCTGCGGATAGACGATTCGGCCACTGTCATCGGCGAGGTCAGGGCGCACGGGGTTCTGCGCGGACGCCGTTCCCACTACGAGGTTATTCTTGATGATAGTACGGGTGCGATTACGCTGACGTTCTTCGCCGGTCTCAGGTACTGGGAGCGTTTGTTCAGGAAGGGTCAGAAATTCGCCGCCACCGGTACGGTGTCTTATTTCCGCGGCCATCAAATGATCCACCCGGACCTGGAGCGGCTCGACGCCGATTCGGATCGGATGGTTCACGCCGGGCGCATCATTCCCGTGTACCCGCAGACGTCGGTGTTGACCAAAGCCGGTCTGGGCAGCAAGGGGATTCGCTCGCTGACGTCCTTTGTTTTTGACCATCTCCGCGAGCGGATCACGGACCCGGTGCCGCGCCGTGAGCACGAAGAGTTGGGATTGCCCACCCTGCACGACGCCGTTGAGAAGATCCATTACCCGGACAGCCGGGACCAGATTGAGCGCTGCCGGAGACGGCTGGCCTTTGACGAGCTTCTGTCGTTGCAGTTTCTTGTCTTCCGCAGCAAGGGCAAAAAGGACACCGTCGTCAAGCGGCACGCCTACGTCGAGCCGGGTGAAATGCTGCGTGTGTTCAGCCGGGAACTCCCCTTTTCCCTGACCGGTGCGCAGAAGAAGTCCGTCAGGGAGATCTTATCCGACCAGGGGAGACCCCGCCCCATGTCGCGGCTGCTGCACGGTGACGTCGGCTGCGGCAAGACCGTAGTGGCTGTCATTGCGGCCGTCCATGCTGCCGAAAGCGGGCTGCAAACCGCCTTCATGGCCCCCACGGAGATCCTTGCGGAGCAGCATTTCCGTAACTGGAGTCCCGGACTGGCGGCCTCCGGCGTCCGGGCGGCGTTGCTGACCTCCAGCCTCAGGCAGGCGCAGAAAAGGGACGTGGCCGGGCGATGCGCCGACGGCGATGTGGACATTCTGTTCGGCACGCACGCCCTGATCTACGACTACGTCTCGTTCCCAAAGCTCGGCCTGGTTATTATTGATGAGCAGCATCGGTTCGGTGTCGAGCAGCGAGGCAAGCTTTACGCCAAGGGTGACAATCCGGACCTGCTCGTGATGACCGCCACGCCGATTCCGAGAACTCTTGCCCTGACCCTGTACGGCGACCTGGATATCTCCACGATTGATGTCATGCCGCCGGGACGCAAACCTGTCCGCACGGTGTGGCGAACGGCGGACGCCCTGCCGGCGATTTACGGGTTTGTCCGCGACGAGGTGTCCCGTTCCGGCCAGGTATACATCATCTATCCCCTGATCGAAAAGTCCGACCAGCTTGATCTGCAGAACGTCCAGGACGCGTTTGATGAGCTTTCGGGCGGCCCGCTGAAGGGCCTGCGCCTGGCCCTGATCCACGGCCGGGTCAAGCAGGCCGAGCGGGACATCATCCTGGCGCGATTTCGTGAAGGTGAGATCGACGTTCTGCTGGCCACGACCGTCATCGAGGTAGGGATAGATAACCCGAACGCGACGATGATGATTATTGAACACGCGGAGCGTTTCGGCCTGGCCCAACTCCACCAGTTGCGGGGACGCGTCGGTCGTGGGGAGAAACAGTCCACCGTCGCGGCGATCGCGCATCCGCCCATCACCGATATCGCCCGCCGACGGCTGGAGTACCTGGCTGAGTGCAGCGACGGATTCAGGATCGCGGAGGCTGATCTTGAGCTGCGCGGGCCGGGCGAGATGTTCGGGGTAAGGCAATCCGGCCTGCCGGAACTGCGGGCCGCCAATTTCTGGCGGGACAAAGACCTCCTGGAAGCGTCGCGGGCCCTTCTGGAACGGTTGTTCAAATCTGCAAAGGACCTTGACGCGGACTTCAAGAGGCTGTATAACTACCTGCAGGAATCGACCGATCGTCGCAGTCTCAATCTTGGTGGTGGCTGA
- the bshB1 gene encoding bacillithiol biosynthesis deacetylase BshB1 — MVNAVHLDVLAVAAHPDDAEITCGGLLIKMAGRGRLTGILDLTEGEMGTHGDENDRASEAAKASEVLGLAFRQNASIPDSAVEYNYENKLKIAQVIRDTRPELVLLPHWMQRHPDHLAASRLGYDACFLAGLQKVRLAGEPFRPRKIIYVSYFRNLDYSFLVDISDEFERKIEVVAAYVSQFGSWPDPAQAVGSSQGRRDPEPDTRDVFHPGVNIFEFMHTRARQLGQLAGVRYAEAYTIKEHMLIDDPQKMPVRSI, encoded by the coding sequence ATGGTTAACGCTGTGCACCTTGACGTCCTCGCCGTTGCCGCGCACCCCGACGACGCCGAGATCACCTGCGGCGGTCTTCTCATCAAGATGGCCGGTCGCGGCCGCCTGACCGGTATCCTCGACCTCACTGAGGGCGAGATGGGCACCCATGGTGACGAGAACGACCGTGCTTCCGAGGCCGCCAAAGCTTCGGAGGTGCTCGGCCTGGCCTTCCGGCAGAACGCTTCCATCCCTGATTCGGCCGTAGAATACAACTACGAGAACAAGCTCAAGATCGCGCAGGTCATCCGTGACACCCGCCCCGAACTCGTCTTGCTGCCGCACTGGATGCAGCGTCACCCGGATCACCTGGCCGCCAGCCGGCTCGGCTACGACGCGTGCTTTCTGGCCGGATTGCAGAAGGTGCGACTCGCGGGCGAACCGTTTCGACCGAGGAAGATCATCTACGTATCGTATTTTCGCAACCTGGACTATTCGTTCCTCGTGGATATTTCCGATGAGTTCGAGCGTAAGATCGAAGTGGTGGCGGCTTACGTGTCACAATTCGGATCGTGGCCGGATCCGGCGCAGGCCGTCGGGTCGAGCCAGGGCCGTCGTGACCCGGAGCCGGACACCAGGGATGTCTTTCACCCGGGAGTCAACATCTTCGAATTCATGCACACGCGGGCCAGACAGCTCGGTCAGCTCGCGGGCGTGAGGTACGCCGAAGCGTATACGATCAAAGAGCACATGCTTATCGACGACCCGCAGAAGATGCCGGTCAGGTCGATTTGA
- the bshA gene encoding N-acetyl-alpha-D-glucosaminyl L-malate synthase BshA translates to MVIGITCYPVAGGSGIVATELGQQLAARGHEIHFVSYAMPFRLDRYQTNLMFHAVETTAYPLFKFPPYTLTLASKIADVSRNYNLDILHMHYAIPHAACAYLARQLLADSGSCQPKIITTLHGTDITLVGSDPSFYDITRFSIRMSDGITAVSAYLARETEEVFRINKEIRVIHNFFDVDRFKPGQNDVPKCEFAEEGEFLISHISNFRPVKRTLDVVDIFDRIASELPARLLLIGEGPDIVLARRQVNRRGLTDRVIFLGNQTRVEAILPCSDLFLMPSEEESFGLAALEALACGVPVIGSAGTGLVEVVDHDKTGFLLPIGETAAMARAAVSLLRDGQKLSMFKKAAAETAVAKFRADKIVGEYESYYQEVLNG, encoded by the coding sequence ATGGTTATCGGCATCACATGCTACCCCGTAGCGGGCGGCTCCGGCATCGTCGCCACCGAGCTGGGCCAGCAGCTGGCGGCCAGGGGGCACGAGATCCACTTCGTGTCTTACGCCATGCCGTTCCGGCTTGATCGTTACCAGACCAACCTGATGTTTCACGCAGTGGAGACGACCGCGTACCCGCTGTTCAAGTTTCCGCCGTATACGCTGACGCTGGCCTCGAAGATCGCCGACGTCAGCCGCAACTACAATCTCGATATCCTGCATATGCACTACGCGATCCCCCACGCCGCCTGCGCTTACCTGGCCAGGCAGCTGCTTGCAGACAGCGGGTCGTGCCAGCCGAAGATCATAACCACCTTGCACGGCACCGACATCACGCTTGTCGGCTCCGATCCGTCATTCTACGACATCACGCGGTTTTCCATACGCATGTCCGACGGCATTACAGCCGTCTCCGCATACCTTGCCCGGGAGACAGAAGAGGTCTTCAGGATCAACAAGGAGATACGCGTGATTCACAACTTCTTTGACGTCGATAGATTCAAGCCCGGTCAGAATGACGTCCCGAAGTGCGAGTTCGCCGAAGAAGGGGAGTTTCTTATCAGCCATATCTCGAATTTCCGTCCGGTGAAGCGGACGCTTGACGTGGTGGATATTTTTGACCGGATCGCTTCCGAACTGCCCGCCCGTCTTCTGCTGATCGGAGAGGGTCCGGACATCGTTCTGGCGCGCCGGCAGGTAAACCGTCGGGGACTAACTGATCGTGTCATCTTCCTGGGCAATCAGACGAGAGTAGAGGCGATATTGCCGTGCTCTGATTTGTTCCTGATGCCGTCGGAAGAGGAGTCGTTCGGTCTGGCGGCGCTCGAAGCGCTGGCCTGCGGGGTACCGGTCATCGGCTCGGCCGGCACCGGCCTTGTCGAAGTCGTCGATCACGACAAAACCGGCTTTCTCCTGCCCATTGGCGAAACGGCGGCGATGGCCCGGGCCGCCGTGTCGTTGTTGCGGGACGGGCAGAAGCTGTCGATGTTCAAGAAAGCCGCAGCGGAGACCGCGGTGGCGAAATTCAGGGCCGACAAAATTGTGGGCGAGTATGAATCGTATTATCAGGAAGTCTTGAATGGTTAA
- a CDS encoding cation diffusion facilitator family transporter — protein sequence MSAAKLSSDTPDNNYLLGGISAGLRVTWVGMAVNVALVVFKLWVGFVSRSQALIADGMHSLSDLFSDFVVIFGLKWGRKQEDEDHPYGHARIETISSMVVGLLLILVGLGIAYRAIQSIYTHQASIPSLFAIYAAATSIALKEGLFWYTYIVGKRLRSLVLIGNAWHHRSDALSSVAVLIGVGAVYVNPNWHLADSYAALVVTFFVVKIGINLVWGAFRELSDTAPGQEVLAQLAEKARQMEGVRQVHDMRARHSGAQIFVELHIVVDPGLTVREGHQIAKSVKRRLIVEFPDVTRVIIHVDPEPKRGE from the coding sequence ATGAGTGCAGCCAAGCTTTCATCCGACACGCCTGATAATAACTACCTGCTCGGGGGCATCTCGGCAGGTCTGAGGGTTACCTGGGTCGGGATGGCGGTTAACGTAGCGCTGGTTGTATTCAAGCTGTGGGTCGGATTCGTCAGCAGGAGCCAGGCGCTGATTGCTGACGGTATGCATTCACTCTCTGACCTGTTCAGCGATTTTGTCGTCATCTTCGGGTTGAAATGGGGCCGCAAGCAGGAAGACGAGGATCATCCGTACGGCCATGCTCGTATAGAGACGATTTCAAGCATGGTGGTCGGCCTGCTGCTCATTCTTGTCGGGCTCGGCATCGCTTACCGGGCGATTCAATCCATATACACTCATCAGGCCTCCATCCCCAGCCTCTTTGCGATTTACGCCGCGGCGACCAGCATTGCGCTCAAAGAAGGTCTGTTCTGGTACACCTACATCGTAGGCAAACGGCTCAGGAGCCTGGTGCTCATAGGCAACGCCTGGCATCATCGCTCTGATGCTCTCAGTTCGGTGGCCGTGCTCATCGGCGTGGGAGCCGTGTACGTTAACCCGAACTGGCACCTGGCTGATTCGTATGCCGCGCTGGTGGTGACGTTCTTTGTCGTCAAGATCGGGATCAACCTCGTATGGGGAGCCTTCAGAGAACTGTCAGACACGGCGCCCGGACAGGAAGTGCTTGCCCAGCTTGCTGAGAAGGCCCGACAGATGGAGGGTGTGCGCCAGGTGCACGACATGCGGGCGCGCCATTCCGGAGCCCAGATTTTCGTGGAACTGCATATCGTCGTTGACCCCGGCCTCACGGTCAGAGAAGGACACCAGATAGCCAAAAGCGTCAAGCGTCGGCTGATTGTCGAGTTTCCGGACGTCACCCGCGTGATAATTCACGTCGACCCTGAACCGAAGCGGGGCGAGTAA
- a CDS encoding efflux RND transporter permease subunit has product MKLSEISIKRPVFATMMIGALLVLGLFSYLGLSLDLFPDIDFPFATVVTIYPGASAETVESEVTKKIEDAVNEVSGIRHITSQSREGYSLVIVEFELEKEGAEATQDVREKVSGIRADLPDDIEEPVVQQYDPGAQPIMSLVVAGERPAREVTELAKNVVKRRLETIDGVGSVRLIGGEEREILVALDPHKMESYQVSIDEVRRSVLAANLEIPGGRVEEGSHEYLVRTMGRLNTVPEFNDVVVTNNKGIPVYVKDIASVKDTVQEQRSYSSYNGESAVSVSVVKQSEANTVDVAVRVRAAVERLQQEMPPDVNIVTVDDNAVYIEDSVHEILFNIEFGTLLAVFVIFLFLLNIRPTIITGLSIPISIIATFTIMKALGYTMNMLTLMGLSLAVGILIDDAIVVIENIYRHMSEGRSAMEAAISGTKEIGLAVMATTFAIVAVFVPIAFMSGIVGRFFTQFGITVAVAVSISLFVAFTLTPMMSSRMLNHNPGPPLSQRQGPLAAVARGFNVFWQPVFRVLSVWNGFFEGLKPHYRSLLVRSLGHRWLVVVIAVGSLAGALGLSRFIGSEFMSETDRGRFVVSVETPPGTNLQQTIRRCSEAEKAIRSFSEVTDVYTTIGAGNEPVTSAGIVVFLTDKEERELSVWAISDSVRLLTREIPGVSIAVGSGDHGGPGGKPVEFSIRGADMDELTMLTHRVQEVFYATPGAADIDNTLEEGKPEIQIEVDRKLANDLGLGLYEIPATVRSLVEGEVVTHFKEGDEEYDVRVRLDERFRASADDVGRILIASNKDVEGKSTFMVPLNRVAAIRKGSSIGQYNRYDRLREVRVDANVLSGSFSGTVSNEIAARIQEIIDLPPGYHIEPVGLAEIMAEAFQNIFRALVLAVIFIYLLLASLYESFVDPFSIMLSLPLALIGAIIGLVGSSFSIMSLIGIVLLMGLVTKNAILLIDFVKQQRRQGASRTDAILKAGPIRLRPILMTTFAMVFGMLPLALGIGPGAELRAPMARAAIGGIISSTLLTLVVVPVVYTLIDDFMALFRRKEKKAIPTA; this is encoded by the coding sequence ATGAAGTTATCCGAGATATCGATAAAGCGGCCCGTCTTTGCCACTATGATGATCGGGGCCCTGCTCGTTCTGGGGCTGTTCTCCTATCTGGGTCTTTCACTCGACCTGTTCCCGGATATTGATTTCCCGTTCGCCACCGTCGTGACGATATATCCCGGCGCCTCGGCCGAAACGGTGGAATCCGAGGTGACCAAGAAGATTGAAGACGCGGTGAACGAGGTTTCCGGGATTCGACACATCACGTCCCAGTCCCGGGAAGGTTATTCGCTGGTCATCGTGGAGTTTGAGCTGGAGAAAGAGGGTGCCGAAGCCACCCAGGACGTCCGTGAGAAGGTCTCCGGCATCAGGGCGGATCTGCCGGACGACATCGAGGAACCGGTCGTACAGCAGTATGACCCCGGCGCCCAGCCGATCATGTCACTCGTCGTGGCCGGTGAGAGACCGGCCAGGGAAGTCACCGAGCTGGCCAAGAACGTCGTCAAGCGGCGCCTGGAGACGATCGACGGCGTGGGCAGCGTGCGGCTGATCGGCGGCGAAGAACGCGAGATCCTCGTGGCCCTGGATCCGCACAAGATGGAATCCTACCAAGTCAGCATCGACGAGGTCAGGCGCTCCGTTCTTGCGGCGAACCTTGAAATCCCCGGCGGCCGGGTCGAGGAGGGCTCCCACGAGTACCTTGTCCGAACCATGGGCAGGCTCAACACCGTCCCGGAGTTCAATGACGTCGTCGTCACGAACAACAAGGGAATCCCCGTATACGTTAAGGATATCGCCTCGGTAAAGGACACGGTGCAGGAGCAGCGCTCGTACTCCAGTTACAACGGTGAGTCGGCCGTCTCGGTCAGCGTTGTGAAGCAGTCGGAAGCCAACACGGTCGACGTTGCCGTCAGGGTCAGGGCGGCCGTCGAGCGGCTTCAGCAGGAAATGCCCCCGGACGTCAATATCGTGACGGTCGATGACAACGCGGTCTATATCGAAGATTCCGTGCACGAGATCTTGTTCAACATCGAGTTCGGCACCCTGCTGGCCGTGTTCGTGATCTTCCTCTTCCTGCTGAACATCCGGCCGACCATCATCACGGGTCTCTCCATACCCATCTCCATAATCGCCACCTTCACGATCATGAAGGCGCTTGGCTACACGATGAACATGCTGACGCTGATGGGACTCTCCCTGGCCGTCGGTATCCTCATCGACGATGCCATTGTCGTGATCGAGAACATCTACCGCCATATGAGCGAAGGCCGATCGGCCATGGAGGCCGCTATCAGCGGCACCAAGGAGATCGGGCTGGCCGTGATGGCGACTACCTTCGCCATTGTCGCGGTCTTTGTGCCCATCGCATTTATGAGCGGGATTGTCGGCCGGTTCTTTACGCAGTTCGGCATCACTGTCGCCGTGGCCGTGTCGATCTCCCTTTTCGTGGCTTTCACGCTGACGCCGATGATGTCGTCGCGCATGCTCAACCACAATCCCGGTCCGCCGCTTTCCCAGAGGCAGGGCCCGCTCGCCGCGGTGGCCCGTGGTTTCAACGTGTTCTGGCAGCCCGTCTTCAGGGTGCTGTCTGTCTGGAACGGCTTTTTCGAAGGCCTCAAACCACACTACCGGAGCCTGCTCGTCCGGTCACTTGGGCATCGTTGGCTGGTGGTGGTGATAGCCGTCGGGTCCCTGGCCGGCGCTCTCGGGTTGAGCCGGTTCATCGGCTCTGAGTTCATGTCGGAAACGGACCGTGGCCGGTTCGTGGTCAGCGTCGAGACGCCCCCGGGCACTAACCTCCAGCAGACGATCCGGCGTTGCAGCGAGGCCGAGAAGGCGATCAGGAGCTTTAGCGAGGTGACCGATGTCTATACGACGATAGGAGCCGGCAACGAACCCGTTACCAGTGCCGGCATTGTCGTATTCCTGACCGACAAGGAGGAGCGGGAGCTGTCCGTGTGGGCGATCTCGGATTCCGTAAGATTGCTGACGCGGGAAATCCCGGGCGTAAGCATCGCCGTAGGCAGCGGCGACCACGGCGGGCCGGGCGGCAAACCGGTGGAGTTCTCCATCCGCGGCGCGGACATGGATGAGCTTACCATGCTTACCCACCGGGTACAGGAGGTTTTCTATGCCACTCCCGGGGCGGCCGATATCGACAACACTCTTGAGGAGGGCAAGCCGGAAATCCAGATCGAGGTTGACCGCAAGCTGGCCAATGACCTCGGACTGGGTCTTTATGAGATACCAGCGACCGTCAGGTCTCTGGTTGAGGGTGAGGTTGTCACTCATTTCAAGGAAGGCGACGAGGAGTATGATGTGCGCGTCCGCCTGGACGAACGGTTTCGCGCTTCGGCCGATGATGTCGGCCGGATTCTGATAGCGAGCAACAAGGACGTAGAAGGGAAAAGCACTTTCATGGTTCCGCTGAACCGCGTCGCCGCCATCCGCAAGGGCTCCTCGATTGGCCAGTACAACCGCTATGACCGCCTGCGCGAGGTGCGCGTGGACGCCAACGTTCTCAGCGGATCATTCTCGGGCACGGTGTCAAACGAAATCGCGGCCAGAATCCAGGAGATAATCGACCTGCCGCCCGGCTATCATATCGAGCCCGTCGGCCTGGCCGAGATCATGGCTGAAGCCTTCCAGAACATCTTCCGGGCGCTTGTGCTGGCCGTGATCTTCATATACCTGCTTCTCGCTTCGCTCTACGAGTCCTTTGTCGATCCGTTTTCCATCATGCTGTCCTTGCCATTGGCGCTGATAGGTGCTATTATAGGTCTGGTCGGCTCCTCGTTTTCGATTATGTCCCTGATCGGCATCGTCTTGCTGATGGGCCTGGTGACGAAAAACGCGATTCTGCTGATCGATTTTGTGAAACAGCAGCGAAGGCAGGGCGCTTCCAGAACGGACGCCATCTTGAAAGCCGGCCCGATCAGGTTGCGGCCGATCCTGATGACGACGTTCGCGATGGTTTTCGGCATGCTGCCCCTGGCTCTCGGGATTGGCCCGGGCGCTGAACTGAGGGCCCCCATGGCCAGGGCGGCGATCGGCGGTATCATCTCGTCGACCCTGCTGACTCTGGTGGTGGTGCCGGTCGTCTATACGTTGATTGACGATTTCATGGCGCTCTTTCGCAGGAAAGAGAAGAAAGCAATCCCGACTGCATAA
- a CDS encoding DUF1844 domain-containing protein translates to MNEQPDNYDVYFYQLVISLHGAAMQQMGKVASPLTDKIERDLTQARVTIDMLDMIKRKTGGNLSEDETKLLDHVLYELRMNFVEEAKKGAGPGDEAEEPSPAESQQAEKAEPKGTNPEADKDA, encoded by the coding sequence ATGAACGAACAACCAGATAACTACGATGTCTACTTCTACCAGTTGGTTATTTCACTCCACGGCGCCGCCATGCAGCAGATGGGTAAGGTGGCATCTCCGCTGACCGACAAGATCGAGCGTGATCTCACGCAAGCCCGTGTCACCATTGACATGCTCGATATGATCAAGCGCAAGACCGGCGGCAATCTCAGCGAGGACGAGACCAAGCTGCTGGATCACGTTCTGTACGAACTGCGGATGAATTTCGTCGAGGAGGCGAAAAAAGGGGCCGGGCCGGGCGACGAGGCGGAAGAACCCTCGCCGGCTGAAAGCCAGCAGGCCGAAAAGGCCGAACCCAAAGGCACGAACCCCGAAGCCGACAAGGACGCCTGA